AATTGGAATCTATGGATGGAGCTTATCCCGCTATGGAAATCATTTTGAATTGGTTAGAGAAGAATGCTCCTGAAAGTGATTCAGTTGTGCTGATCCATGGAGATTTCAGAACAGGAAACTTCATGGTGAATTCAGAAGGTCTGCAAGGAATTGTGGATTGGGAATTTGCGCATTGGGGAGATCGTCACGAAGATCTGACTTGGTTATGTATGAGAGATTGGAGATTCGGAAAATTGAATAAGGAAGCTGGCGGTTTTGCAGATCGTTCTGAGTTCTACGATATTTACGAAAAAGCTTCCGGTATAAAACTAGATCCTATCAAGATCAGATATTGGGAAGTGATGGGAAATCTTCGTTGGGCGATCGGTTGTATCGGCCAAGCAGAACGCCATCTTTCTGGAAAGGATAAAGGAATAGAACTCGCATCCATAGGAAGAAGAGCCTGTGAGATGGAATACGAGGCAATGAGACTTATTGAAGAGTCCATAAAATAAGGAAATCATAATGCAGGATAAACCAAGCGCCACGGAATTATTGGAAGCAATCCAGGATTTTCTAATGAAGGAAGTCCTACCTGAATTTAGGGATAAGGACCTTCTCGCATATAAAACATTAGTAAGTTGGAATATGCTCGGAGTGATTTCCAGAGAGATACGCTCTGGCGAAGAATCTTTAGATAAAGAACTTACGAGACTTTCCTCTTTACTCAAAAAGAAAGCGGAGTTTCCTAAAACTTGGAATGAGAAGAAGAGCCTAACTTCTTCTTGGAATGAAGAACTGAGAGATATTATCCGAAAGGAAAAAAAATCTTTGGAAGATACGGAATACTGGAAACATATAAAAGAATCCGTAATCGAAAAAGTTGAGATCGTAAATCCTAGATTCACTACGGAATCCTAGACATGTCCGTAATATATCTGATTCGCCACGGACAGGCGAACTCCACTGGAGAAGATTATGATCTATTGACTAATAGGGGAAAGGAACAGGCCTTTGCCCTTGGAAAGTATATGGCTTCGAATGGAGACTTTCCAGATAAGATTATCTCTGGGACAATGAGAAGGCATAAAGAAACTGCAGAATTTTTTATGAAAGGGATCAGTTCTATACGTTCAGATCTCAAAGCTGAATCTGATTTTCATTCTTTCGATGCAAATTGGAATGAATTTCCTTCCGAGTTATGGAAGAAGTATGCAGAGCATCTTTCTGGAACAAAACCTGAATTCCAAAGATCCCTATTACAATTTTCTAAAGTTCGATTAAAAGGCGGGGTTCGATCTGCCGCTCTGTTCTTTAAACTAACTGAAGAGATCTTATCTGTTTGGAGAAAAGGAGACTTCACTCCGGAAGGAATAGAAACTTTTGCAAATTTTCAGTCCAGAGTAGAGCTTGCCTGCGATACTTATTTCCAACCTTCTAATTCAGAAAGAACCTTTATTTTTACTTCAGGCACACCAATTTCATTAACTCTGAAAAAGCTACTTAGACAAGACGAAGATGTTTTTACTTGGATGCCTTGGATCTGGAATAGTTCTGTAAGTATGTTCCGTTGGGTAAGAGGAAGATATATTCCTGTGAGTTTAAACTTTCTTCCTCA
The DNA window shown above is from Leptospira koniambonensis and carries:
- a CDS encoding DUF6285 domain-containing protein; protein product: MQDKPSATELLEAIQDFLMKEVLPEFRDKDLLAYKTLVSWNMLGVISREIRSGEESLDKELTRLSSLLKKKAEFPKTWNEKKSLTSSWNEELRDIIRKEKKSLEDTEYWKHIKESVIEKVEIVNPRFTTES
- a CDS encoding histidine phosphatase family protein — translated: MSVIYLIRHGQANSTGEDYDLLTNRGKEQAFALGKYMASNGDFPDKIISGTMRRHKETAEFFMKGISSIRSDLKAESDFHSFDANWNEFPSELWKKYAEHLSGTKPEFQRSLLQFSKVRLKGGVRSAALFFKLTEEILSVWRKGDFTPEGIETFANFQSRVELACDTYFQPSNSERTFIFTSGTPISLTLKKLLRQDEDVFTWMPWIWNSSVSMFRWVRGRYIPVSLNFLPHIPDKSDRTLY